A single window of Nicotiana sylvestris chromosome 5, ASM39365v2, whole genome shotgun sequence DNA harbors:
- the LOC138869246 gene encoding uncharacterized protein, which yields MEDMLRGCVMDFGGSWDQFLPLVEFSYNNIYQLSIQLALYEALYGRWCWSPIGWFEPDESRLLGTDLVQDVLDKVKLIQDRLHTTESRQKSYVDRKVRDFSYMVGENSVGWDLTYDVEPMAILDRQVQKLRLTNKALVKVQWRGKTFEEANWETEWNIMVNVIYDGFPS from the exons aTGGAGGATATGCTACGTGGTTGTGTCATGGAtttcgggggttcttgggatcagtttctgcCTCTTGTAGAGTTTTCCTATAATAACATCTACCAATTGAGTATTCAGttggctctgtatgaggctttatatgggagatggtgttGGTCTccgattggttggtttgagccagatGAGTCTAGGttattgggtactgacttggttcaagatgttttggacaaggttaagttgattcaggatcggctTCACACGACAGagtctagacaaaagagttacgttgatcggaaggttcgtgatttTTCTTACATGGTGGGAGAGAA ttcagttggatgggatttgacttatgatgtggagccgatGGCCATTTTGGACCGGCAGGTTCAGAAGTTGAGGTTAACGAATAAAGCTTtggtgaaggtgcagtggagagggaAGACATTTGAGGAAGCTAATTGGGAGACCGAATGG AATATAATGGTCAATGTGATATATGATGGATTTCCTTCTTAA